Proteins found in one Pogoniulus pusillus isolate bPogPus1 chromosome 36, bPogPus1.pri, whole genome shotgun sequence genomic segment:
- the TMEM51 gene encoding transmembrane protein 51, with protein sequence MAHSRDNGSHYALTAIGLGLLVLGIIMAVWNLVPGFGPPDKPTAQAGNSSKPDRGTGGVLKSKTFSVAYVLVGAGVLLLLLSICLNVRDKKRQSQEIVHVQRQVSVEPSQQEDSQEEEDDDTSSQYYVPSYEEVMNTGYSESRDSDRSNRISISLPSYESLTGLEESSQSPGGAGAEPSPDRQPGRHSSRLSKHLKPLKVRRIKSEKLHLKDIRLNITQGNSTAPITIEPLTPPPKYEEIQDKVPGSQQMT encoded by the exons atggcCCACTCCCGGGACAATGGCTCACACTACGCCCTGACAGCCATCGGGCTGGGCTTGCTGGTCCTTGGCATCATCATGGCCGTCTGGAACCTGGTGCCTGGTTTTGGTCCCCCCGACAAACccactgcccaggctggcaaCAGCAGCAAGCCTGACCGTGGCACTGGAGGTGTCCTGAAGAGCAAGACTTTTTCGGTGGCCTatgtgctggtgggagcaggagtgctgctgctgctgctctccatctgccTCAACGTCCGCGACAAGAAGAGACAGAGCCAAGAGATTGTCCACGTGCAGCGCCAGGTGTCTGTGGAGCCCTCGCAGCAGGAGGACAG CCAAGAGGAGGAGGACGATGACACATCTTCCCAGTACTATGTCCCCAGCTATGAGGAGGTGATGAACACAGGCTACTCTGAGTCCAGGGACTCGGACAGGAGCAACAGGATCAGCATTTCCCTGCCCTCCTACGAGTCTctgacagggctggaggagagcagccagagccctgGCGGTGCGGgcgcagagcccagcccagaccGGCAGCCTGGACGGCACAGCTCCCGTCTCAGCAAGCACCTCAAGCCTCTGAAGGTGCGCAGGATCAAGTCAGAGAAGCTGCACTTGAAGGACATCAGGCTGAACATCACCCAAGGGAACAGCACTGCTCCCATCACCATAGAGCCCTTGACCCCACCGCCCAAGTATGAGGAGATCCAGGACAAAGTGCCAGGGAGCCAGCAAATGACTTAG